The following proteins come from a genomic window of Paenibacillus sp. CAA11:
- a CDS encoding AraC family transcriptional regulator — translation MHALDSLIVKLQDVDRIRAKQGWSQRLKYTESHVLLVVTHGEGLLQLEHGEYLLSHQRVYSCGPKQTYGIREVGAAGLEVIILRFNLYQECASQPGQLEIWREEAEFLKNHHGRLLLPGEKLISLCESMDYNWQSGQELGRYRCQLEFQNLLYDLVQSQAGTQKEDSLALLERTKAYIEGHFTENLTLERLSAMAGFSQSYYVDLFKKRYGMSAMEYMTQLRMDKAKRLMAVSNLKLRDIAHQIGYQDEFYFSRKFKKEVGVSPSVYMKKRCRKIAAYSIEAIGYLLALDIVPYAAPLHPKWTGYYYQHYGKDIPVHMSAYRKGLDWESNISILREAAPDLIISLDNISAREKELLEAMGEVHYISAEISDWREQLLRLAVLLGEEKQADRWLSAFASKVHTAKTSLAEAAHDRKTVVLRIEKEQLYAYCSRATCEIFYGELGFSAGYSGNDSMYNDPITVGSLHLLEADYLLVMVRQEDLTLAYWRRLCESPEWQSLKAVRHNQLFMISPSPWLEYSPMGQERIVEEVSHLFIGK, via the coding sequence TTGCATGCATTGGATTCCCTGATCGTCAAACTTCAGGATGTAGATAGAATTAGAGCGAAGCAGGGGTGGAGCCAGCGGCTGAAATATACGGAGTCCCATGTGCTGTTAGTCGTTACCCATGGTGAGGGGCTTCTGCAGCTGGAGCATGGGGAGTATCTCCTATCGCATCAACGGGTTTATTCCTGTGGTCCGAAGCAAACCTATGGAATCAGAGAGGTAGGCGCAGCTGGCCTTGAAGTGATAATTCTGCGCTTTAACTTGTATCAGGAGTGCGCAAGCCAGCCTGGTCAACTGGAAATCTGGCGGGAAGAAGCTGAATTCCTGAAGAATCATCATGGACGGCTTCTGCTGCCTGGGGAGAAGTTAATTTCGCTGTGTGAGAGCATGGATTATAACTGGCAAAGCGGTCAGGAACTGGGCCGTTACCGATGCCAACTGGAATTTCAGAATCTTCTCTATGATCTTGTGCAGAGTCAGGCGGGTACACAGAAAGAAGATTCTCTTGCTTTATTGGAACGCACTAAGGCGTATATTGAGGGACATTTCACGGAAAATTTGACGTTGGAACGCTTATCGGCCATGGCGGGCTTCAGTCAAAGCTACTATGTAGATCTGTTCAAGAAGAGATACGGCATGAGTGCCATGGAATACATGACGCAGCTCCGGATGGACAAGGCCAAGCGCTTGATGGCTGTATCCAATTTGAAGCTGCGAGACATCGCTCACCAGATCGGGTATCAGGACGAGTTTTATTTTAGCCGTAAATTTAAAAAAGAGGTAGGGGTATCGCCAAGCGTCTATATGAAGAAGCGGTGCCGCAAAATTGCAGCCTACAGTATAGAGGCGATAGGCTACTTACTGGCGCTTGATATCGTTCCTTATGCCGCACCGCTTCATCCGAAATGGACAGGATATTATTATCAGCATTACGGGAAGGACATCCCGGTCCACATGAGCGCTTATCGCAAAGGACTGGACTGGGAATCGAATATTTCCATCTTAAGGGAAGCCGCCCCCGACTTGATCATTAGCTTGGATAACATATCAGCTAGAGAGAAGGAGCTTCTTGAAGCGATGGGAGAAGTTCATTATATATCGGCAGAGATAAGTGATTGGCGCGAGCAATTGCTGCGATTGGCTGTTTTGCTCGGGGAAGAGAAGCAGGCAGATCGCTGGCTAAGCGCGTTCGCTTCAAAGGTTCACACCGCAAAAACCTCATTAGCTGAAGCAGCTCATGATCGTAAGACGGTCGTCTTGCGAATAGAGAAAGAGCAGCTATATGCTTACTGCAGCAGAGCGACCTGTGAGATATTTTATGGGGAGCTGGGGTTCTCTGCGGGATATTCAGGTAACGATTCTATGTATAACGATCCGATCACCGTAGGTTCTCTTCATCTGCTTGAGGCTGACTACCTGTTGGTGATGGTCCGGCAAGAGGATTTGACCTTAGCTTACTGGAGAAGGCTGTGCGAGTCGCCGGAGTGGCAAAGCTTGAAGGCTGTCCGCCATAACCAGCTGTTTATGATCTCTCCCAGCCCTTGGCTGGAGTACTCTCCCATGGGGCAGGAGAGGATCGTGGAAGAGGTAAGTCATTTATTTATCGGGAAATAG
- a CDS encoding FecCD family ABC transporter permease, which produces MRSSRLHPSLIFIAAPFVVIITIFLSILYGAKDMELSTITAALFHFDPDSIDQQIIWHSRLPRVVGALLIGAFLAVSGALMQGMTRNILASPSIMGVSDGSVVMITVCMIILPNTTPLGMVLYSLLGSAVGAGIVFALAWLLPGGMAPVRMAILGTIVGTFLSGAAEAAAAYFQISQNVSFWYHARLHQIDPVMIRTILPFGLAGLILALLLARSITVLSMGDEVAAGLGQRTLWVKVLTVLTVVILTGISVALAGKIAFVGLLVPHITRYLVGIDYKWVLPCSAILGGVFLAWCDILSRFINSPFETPIGVVTAIFGVPFFLYLIKTRGGKQLA; this is translated from the coding sequence ATGCGATCAAGCCGATTACATCCATCTTTAATCTTTATAGCTGCCCCTTTTGTTGTAATCATCACTATATTTCTCTCCATCTTGTATGGAGCTAAGGACATGGAGCTGTCAACCATAACGGCAGCTTTGTTCCACTTTGATCCGGACAGTATTGATCAGCAAATTATATGGCATTCAAGACTGCCAAGAGTGGTCGGCGCGTTGCTGATCGGCGCCTTCCTGGCAGTGTCTGGTGCTCTAATGCAGGGGATGACAAGAAATATTTTGGCGTCCCCTTCCATTATGGGGGTTTCTGATGGCTCCGTAGTTATGATTACCGTGTGCATGATCATCCTGCCGAACACCACCCCTCTGGGAATGGTGCTTTATTCCCTCCTTGGGTCGGCGGTCGGAGCCGGAATCGTGTTTGCTTTGGCATGGCTTCTGCCAGGAGGCATGGCACCGGTGCGCATGGCGATTCTGGGCACCATTGTGGGGACCTTTTTAAGCGGCGCGGCTGAGGCAGCTGCAGCTTATTTTCAAATATCTCAAAATGTAAGCTTCTGGTATCACGCTAGGCTCCACCAGATCGATCCGGTCATGATCAGGACGATCCTTCCGTTTGGCCTTGCCGGCCTGATTCTGGCCCTGTTGCTGGCACGCTCTATCACCGTGTTGTCGATGGGGGATGAAGTTGCCGCGGGACTTGGGCAGCGCACACTGTGGGTCAAGGTGCTGACGGTGCTAACGGTTGTCATTCTAACGGGGATTTCCGTAGCCTTGGCGGGTAAAATTGCATTTGTAGGTTTGCTCGTTCCTCATATCACCCGTTATTTGGTGGGAATCGACTATAAATGGGTTCTACCTTGCTCCGCCATTCTAGGAGGAGTCTTCCTGGCTTGGTGCGACATCTTAAGCCGGTTCATCAATTCCCCCTTCGAGACACCAATCGGTGTGGTGACTGCCATTTTCGGGGTGCCGTTCTTCCTCTATCTGATTAAGACACGAGGAGGGAAACAGCTTGCCTAA
- a CDS encoding ABC transporter substrate-binding protein translates to MKRLAALGLVCIMVVMLAACGKGEAKNNTGASDKPASTAANTDKNTEAASGETRTVKYLDKEYTVPANVKRIVITGSMESMEDALVLDVHPVGAITFGGKFPERFAGITAEATPIGEKTQPNFETILSLKPDVILGSTKFKPEVAEQLSKIGTLIQVSHIATDWEANLQLLGELTGKQEQAQKAIAEYKSGLDEAKAKLGDKLKDKKVVAVRVRTGKMYIYPEKVFFNPVLYGDLGLTVPAEIKAAKAQEELSVEKFAEMNPDYLFIQYADDENKDTPNALKELQNNPIIQKTNAVKEGHAFVNVIDPLSEGGPAWSRSEFLKAAVENLSK, encoded by the coding sequence ATGAAAAGGTTAGCAGCATTGGGGCTCGTGTGTATTATGGTGGTCATGTTAGCAGCATGCGGCAAGGGGGAGGCGAAGAATAATACAGGAGCTTCTGATAAGCCGGCAAGCACAGCAGCGAATACAGACAAAAATACCGAAGCTGCAAGCGGGGAAACACGGACAGTTAAATATCTCGATAAAGAATATACGGTACCGGCTAACGTGAAGCGGATCGTCATTACTGGATCGATGGAATCCATGGAAGATGCGCTTGTGCTGGATGTACATCCGGTAGGGGCCATTACATTCGGCGGGAAGTTCCCTGAACGGTTCGCTGGAATTACAGCAGAAGCAACCCCAATTGGAGAGAAGACGCAGCCTAATTTTGAGACCATTCTGTCTTTGAAGCCGGATGTGATTCTAGGATCGACGAAGTTCAAGCCGGAAGTAGCTGAGCAGCTCAGCAAGATCGGTACACTTATCCAGGTGTCCCATATCGCCACGGATTGGGAAGCAAATCTTCAATTGCTCGGAGAGCTTACTGGCAAGCAGGAGCAGGCTCAGAAGGCGATTGCGGAGTACAAGTCCGGTTTGGATGAAGCTAAGGCGAAGCTCGGGGACAAGCTGAAGGATAAGAAGGTCGTAGCAGTACGGGTTCGTACAGGGAAAATGTACATCTATCCTGAGAAGGTGTTCTTTAATCCAGTGCTTTATGGAGATCTGGGCTTGACGGTTCCGGCAGAAATTAAAGCGGCTAAAGCACAGGAAGAGCTCTCTGTAGAGAAGTTTGCCGAAATGAATCCAGATTATTTATTCATTCAGTATGCTGATGATGAGAACAAGGATACGCCTAATGCACTGAAGGAGCTTCAAAACAACCCGATTATTCAGAAGACAAATGCAGTGAAGGAAGGCCATGCGTTTGTGAATGTGATTGACCCGCTGTCCGAAGGCGGTCCGGCTTGGAGCCGTAGCGAGTTCCTGAAGGCAGCCGTTGAGAACTTATCGAAATAA
- a CDS encoding TetR/AcrR family transcriptional regulator, with the protein MGIQERKEREREETRNQILSAAEKLFLNKGYTHVSMRNIAQEIEYSTTVIYKIFPNKQAILLQLFTDKYSNLLQQFETIRLVPEAEPLRTLENLMWAYINFGREFPDYYHMAVIRNVVREEEQLEYMDEDSIFIRIYGTFVECVRECLPAEATGSSDAELTAQTLWASLHGALSLRIAHPDFPWGDEEQFYRSTVETALRGLRNTSDTTRL; encoded by the coding sequence TTGGGGATTCAAGAGAGAAAGGAAAGGGAGAGAGAGGAGACCCGAAACCAGATATTGAGTGCAGCAGAGAAGCTGTTTTTGAATAAAGGATACACACATGTCTCTATGCGCAATATCGCCCAGGAGATTGAGTATTCGACCACTGTGATTTACAAAATATTTCCGAACAAGCAGGCTATTCTTCTTCAACTCTTTACAGATAAGTACAGCAATCTGCTTCAGCAGTTTGAAACAATAAGGTTGGTTCCGGAGGCAGAGCCTCTGCGAACCTTGGAGAACCTCATGTGGGCCTATATAAATTTCGGTCGAGAGTTTCCGGATTATTATCACATGGCTGTGATTCGCAATGTAGTCCGTGAGGAAGAGCAACTTGAGTATATGGATGAGGACTCAATTTTTATAAGGATTTATGGCACATTTGTAGAATGTGTACGTGAGTGTCTGCCTGCAGAAGCGACAGGCTCCTCCGATGCAGAATTAACAGCTCAGACTTTATGGGCCTCTCTGCACGGGGCGCTGTCCCTGCGGATTGCGCATCCGGATTTCCCATGGGGGGATGAAGAGCAGTTCTACCGAAGCACCGTGGAGACGGCGCTTCGCGGATTGCGAAATACTTCAGACACAACAAGGCTTTAG
- a CDS encoding Acg family FMN-binding oxidoreductase, producing MKRWIFLGLGALLILLSITVYFVFSPSPERSKLPVVSNLPISEDLKKILYYGSLAPSSHNAQMWKVGIRSGNELVIFHDQSRLLPEVDPQLREAYLSIGAFVENIVQAAQSLGYEAQVHLASKSSTKEIVRIQFSPLKSVQTSPSSALEAIELRHTMKEAFQTAALSEKDLKTLESISPERMGYFPRNTELGQYLMQGTIDAMAKQVVDNGKQEEMAEWTRISTSEAEDKKDGVTPEMMGIAGIKKVFLKIFFNKDSLISDSYRKQTVAATRRQAEGAAGYLVITSRDTSRSELIETGRLYERILLAATSQRIAVHTMSYLLEESPWNEEIAARLSLPGMPQFILRLGYVKDYGKPTSLRRPIDEFTFMLD from the coding sequence GTGAAACGGTGGATTTTTCTAGGACTGGGCGCCCTTCTTATCCTCCTCTCTATTACCGTCTATTTCGTATTCTCCCCATCGCCGGAAAGGAGCAAATTGCCTGTGGTCAGTAACCTTCCAATCTCAGAGGATCTGAAAAAAATTCTATACTATGGCTCCCTCGCGCCAAGCAGCCATAATGCTCAAATGTGGAAAGTCGGTATTCGTTCGGGGAATGAGCTCGTCATCTTCCATGACCAGAGCCGGCTTCTGCCTGAAGTCGATCCCCAGCTCCGCGAGGCCTATTTGTCCATCGGAGCCTTTGTCGAGAACATTGTACAAGCTGCACAAAGTCTAGGGTATGAGGCCCAAGTCCACCTGGCTTCCAAGTCTTCAACCAAGGAGATCGTGAGAATTCAGTTCTCTCCTTTAAAATCTGTACAGACTTCTCCATCCTCAGCCCTTGAAGCGATCGAGCTTCGGCATACGATGAAGGAGGCATTCCAGACAGCTGCCCTGTCCGAGAAAGATTTGAAGACGTTAGAGAGTATATCTCCCGAAAGGATGGGTTACTTTCCCCGCAACACGGAGCTCGGTCAATATTTAATGCAAGGAACTATTGATGCGATGGCCAAGCAGGTTGTAGATAACGGAAAACAGGAGGAAATGGCAGAGTGGACCCGAATCTCTACCAGCGAAGCTGAGGACAAGAAGGACGGAGTAACTCCGGAGATGATGGGAATTGCCGGAATTAAGAAGGTCTTTTTAAAAATTTTCTTCAACAAAGACTCCCTCATCAGTGACTCGTACCGCAAACAAACTGTTGCTGCGACCCGCAGGCAGGCTGAAGGTGCTGCCGGCTATCTTGTCATTACCAGCCGAGACACAAGCCGCTCCGAGCTGATTGAGACCGGCCGCCTCTACGAACGGATCCTGCTAGCTGCAACCTCACAGAGAATAGCTGTGCATACGATGAGCTACTTGCTTGAAGAATCTCCATGGAACGAGGAAATAGCAGCGAGGCTCAGCCTGCCCGGTATGCCTCAATTTATTCTGCGTCTCGGCTATGTCAAGGATTACGGAAAGCCGACAAGTCTGCGGCGGCCTATAGATGAATTTACTTTTATGCTAGATTAG
- a CDS encoding DUF1697 domain-containing protein — translation MKYVALLRGINVGGNNKISMKLLKETFERAGMQHVVTYINSGNIIFSDEGRSHSELSERLEQAIEADFGLSIRVIVRNQEEMQAVIEALPDSWTNDAHMKGDVMFLWDEINDRSVLDKLPIKPGIGSLIYTPGAILYSVSKEDVNRSGLTKLVGSKLYKLMTIRNVNTTRQIYKLMQENTD, via the coding sequence ATGAAGTATGTAGCTTTACTTCGAGGCATTAATGTTGGCGGTAATAACAAGATCAGCATGAAGCTGCTGAAGGAAACTTTTGAGCGGGCAGGAATGCAGCATGTCGTCACTTATATCAATTCGGGAAACATTATTTTCTCGGACGAGGGGCGCTCCCATTCTGAGCTATCAGAGCGGCTTGAGCAAGCCATTGAGGCTGACTTTGGCCTGTCTATCCGGGTGATTGTCAGAAATCAGGAGGAAATGCAAGCCGTCATTGAAGCACTCCCTGACTCATGGACTAATGATGCGCACATGAAGGGCGATGTGATGTTTCTATGGGATGAAATTAACGATAGGTCTGTGCTGGACAAGCTGCCGATCAAGCCCGGCATCGGGTCTCTGATTTACACGCCCGGGGCGATCCTATATTCAGTGAGTAAAGAAGATGTCAACCGAAGCGGGCTGACGAAGCTGGTCGGCTCCAAGCTCTATAAGCTAATGACCATAAGAAATGTAAACACCACCCGGCAAATCTACAAGCTGATGCAAGAAAACACGGATTGA
- a CDS encoding SMI1/KNR4 family protein, with amino-acid sequence MKEQLYRIRRKLHQAAKADPNYEAFGAKAHQYKLNAPLEPEALRRFEQIHGIILPEQYAAFLTEIGNGGAGPYYGIHPLGTKQSIDLDRVGLPSTLSPVSHTEIIEGGHSYDSYDLDSMGDEEYEAFIAERVQGLLNIGEQGCSYETMLVVTGAYRGKVVYLELDGYRSFFTYEANFLDWYERWLDETIAGYESSWFGLRRGGDDLELRQLYEAAEDENVRVEALEGMLKLRKITDETAAFLIEQLGSDSAEIERWVLQVLAKTRFDLAEPFIRQKLNRKEAGERLLALKFIKWYMPQGDRRFREELIALLPKETDENAFRFITNLLKDAEMELLPIVLPFFTHPNQEFRIHAIYSAGDSKRKADYIQDFMNALEDPEPQVQHTALQALNGLPDFRLLESFERLLQQHKTNQYYIRSNIRGLLTAYPFTTMEEIQQLPSSLVQVKGMLRKIIGP; translated from the coding sequence ATGAAAGAACAGCTGTATCGGATCCGCCGCAAGCTCCACCAGGCGGCAAAGGCAGATCCGAATTATGAAGCATTCGGAGCCAAGGCACATCAATATAAGCTGAACGCCCCGCTGGAGCCAGAAGCGCTCCGCAGATTTGAACAGATCCATGGCATTATATTGCCGGAGCAGTATGCGGCCTTCCTGACAGAGATCGGCAACGGCGGGGCCGGGCCGTATTATGGCATTCATCCTCTGGGGACTAAGCAGTCGATAGACCTGGATCGGGTGGGATTGCCCTCAACATTATCTCCTGTGTCGCATACTGAAATAATAGAGGGTGGCCATTCGTATGACAGCTATGACCTTGATTCTATGGGGGATGAGGAGTACGAAGCGTTTATCGCGGAGCGGGTACAGGGACTGCTCAATATCGGCGAACAGGGCTGCAGCTACGAGACGATGCTAGTCGTTACCGGAGCGTACCGGGGGAAGGTTGTATATTTAGAATTGGACGGCTATAGATCGTTCTTCACTTATGAAGCGAACTTTCTGGATTGGTATGAACGCTGGCTTGATGAGACCATAGCCGGTTATGAGAGCTCATGGTTTGGACTGCGCCGCGGCGGGGACGATCTGGAGCTGAGACAATTATACGAAGCGGCTGAAGATGAAAACGTGCGGGTTGAAGCTTTAGAAGGGATGCTTAAGCTGCGAAAGATCACGGATGAGACAGCGGCTTTTCTGATAGAGCAGCTCGGCAGCGATTCAGCTGAGATCGAGCGCTGGGTGCTGCAGGTGCTGGCTAAGACAAGGTTCGATCTGGCGGAACCGTTCATTCGGCAGAAGCTGAACCGTAAGGAAGCGGGTGAGCGTCTGCTGGCTCTGAAATTTATAAAATGGTACATGCCTCAAGGAGACCGGCGCTTTAGGGAAGAGCTTATTGCATTGCTGCCGAAAGAGACGGATGAGAACGCGTTCCGCTTTATTACGAATCTACTGAAGGACGCAGAGATGGAGCTGCTGCCAATCGTGCTGCCTTTTTTCACACATCCTAATCAGGAATTCCGCATTCATGCAATTTATAGTGCCGGGGACTCGAAGCGCAAAGCGGACTATATTCAAGATTTCATGAACGCCTTGGAGGACCCGGAGCCGCAGGTGCAGCACACCGCCTTGCAGGCGCTAAATGGCCTGCCAGACTTTAGACTGCTGGAGAGCTTCGAACGCCTACTTCAGCAGCACAAGACGAATCAATATTATATTCGAAGCAATATCCGGGGACTTCTTACAGCGTATCCATTTACAACGATGGAGGAGATCCAGCAGCTTCCCTCATCATTAGTACAGGTAAAGGGAATGCTGCGGAAGATCATTGGACCTTAG
- a CDS encoding alpha/beta hydrolase, with translation MDQAVMLPNSKQRLYHSLNGRTYRIMIHKPAGPAPAAGYPVLYLLDANALFFTTVEAVRAQSVRSEKTGVVPAVVVGIGYDREEAFPPERHYDFTLPGSPSLLPKRPDGKPWPKQGGAESFLTFIEDELKPMIEGEIPINRSCQSILGHSLGGFFVLHTLFTKPHAFQTYIASSPSIHWNEPLLKQEEQEFTVWLQDHPEADISVLLATGELEQHHHIPMCANARSMSERLSTLAGLGVHAEYKEFEDENHASVLPGLISRGLRFALRKVKP, from the coding sequence ATGGACCAAGCAGTAATGCTGCCAAACAGTAAGCAGCGTTTATATCATTCACTTAACGGACGGACTTACCGCATTATGATCCATAAGCCTGCTGGGCCCGCTCCAGCTGCAGGCTATCCTGTACTATACCTGCTCGATGCCAATGCCCTGTTCTTCACAACGGTTGAGGCTGTCCGAGCACAGTCCGTAAGATCGGAGAAGACTGGCGTTGTGCCTGCTGTCGTCGTTGGTATCGGCTATGATCGTGAAGAGGCCTTCCCTCCGGAACGCCACTATGATTTTACACTTCCCGGCTCCCCCTCATTGCTTCCAAAACGGCCTGACGGGAAGCCTTGGCCCAAGCAGGGCGGCGCTGAGTCCTTCCTAACCTTCATTGAGGATGAATTAAAGCCGATGATAGAAGGAGAAATCCCCATCAACCGCAGCTGCCAGTCCATTCTTGGCCATTCCTTAGGGGGGTTCTTCGTCCTGCATACTTTGTTCACCAAACCTCACGCCTTCCAGACCTATATTGCGAGCAGTCCCTCCATTCATTGGAATGAGCCGCTGCTGAAGCAGGAGGAACAAGAGTTTACAGTCTGGCTGCAGGATCATCCGGAAGCTGACATCTCAGTTCTTCTCGCAACCGGTGAGCTGGAGCAGCATCATCACATCCCTATGTGTGCCAACGCTCGGTCCATGTCTGAAAGGTTATCTACCCTGGCCGGCTTAGGAGTACATGCGGAATACAAAGAATTTGAGGACGAAAATCATGCGTCTGTACTGCCCGGACTGATCAGCCGGGGGCTGCGGTTTGCGCTTCGTAAGGTAAAGCCTTGA
- a CDS encoding FecCD family ABC transporter permease produces MPKSTSSARFLGVICGCLAIILVVIYISLTNGTFDMSVGEVLRTLLGMDQTQEFKLVIFDFRLPRIVIAVLIGMGLGVAGTVVQGVTRNPLADPGILGINAGAGMAVVLFMLLFQVQATTAGWQSVMIMPLFGLIGGITAAAFILWFARSGGRLDPQQLILVGIAVGSGFGAITLYLSLKMNPQDYESAVVWLAGSIHNANWLYITAMLPWLILLIPYIWYKSNALDVMQLEEISVQGLGVNTDRLRTRLLLAGVGLVSACVAVSGSMGFVGLIAPHIARRLVGIRHKYVIPVSALIGMAMVVTGDLIGKSVFAPMELSAGIVISLIGVPYFIYLLFRQQRA; encoded by the coding sequence TTGCCTAAATCAACTTCTTCAGCTCGTTTCCTCGGGGTGATTTGCGGCTGCCTTGCGATCATCTTGGTCGTTATTTATATAAGTCTCACTAACGGGACATTTGACATGTCCGTTGGTGAGGTGCTGCGTACCCTGCTGGGGATGGATCAGACACAGGAATTCAAACTTGTCATATTCGACTTTAGACTGCCAAGGATTGTGATCGCCGTGCTGATCGGGATGGGGCTCGGGGTAGCGGGAACCGTTGTCCAAGGGGTAACGCGCAACCCCTTAGCTGATCCCGGAATTCTCGGCATCAACGCCGGAGCAGGCATGGCAGTGGTGCTGTTTATGCTGTTGTTTCAGGTTCAGGCCACTACAGCTGGCTGGCAGTCCGTGATGATCATGCCGCTGTTTGGCTTGATCGGCGGAATCACAGCAGCGGCATTCATATTGTGGTTTGCCCGCAGCGGCGGCAGGCTTGATCCACAGCAGCTGATCCTGGTGGGCATCGCCGTTGGCTCGGGATTTGGGGCCATCACGCTCTACTTGTCGCTCAAGATGAATCCACAGGATTATGAATCGGCCGTAGTATGGCTCGCAGGCAGCATTCATAATGCCAACTGGCTCTATATCACGGCTATGCTTCCGTGGCTGATTCTGTTGATTCCTTACATCTGGTACAAATCTAATGCGCTGGATGTCATGCAGCTTGAAGAGATTAGCGTGCAGGGGCTTGGAGTAAATACTGACCGCTTGCGTACACGGCTTCTGCTCGCTGGGGTGGGGCTGGTCAGCGCATGCGTGGCCGTGTCAGGCAGTATGGGCTTCGTAGGCTTGATTGCTCCACATATCGCACGGAGGCTGGTGGGCATTCGGCATAAGTATGTCATTCCCGTGTCAGCTCTTATAGGTATGGCCATGGTTGTTACTGGCGATTTGATCGGCAAGAGCGTGTTTGCTCCGATGGAGCTGTCTGCAGGGATTGTGATCTCTTTAATCGGCGTCCCTTATTTCATTTATTTGTTGTTTAGACAGCAAAGGGCTTAA